One segment of Spiroplasma cantharicola DNA contains the following:
- the infC gene encoding translation initiation factor IF-3, giving the protein MADNKKIITDFVNREIRAKQILIINDDGTKNGPLNKFEALKLAEEAGLDLLQVGMQDSNTAIAKILDYGKFKYEQKRKQKENKKNQVKVENKEIRLTVGIGEHDLDTKARKAREFLLQGDRVKVSLKFKGREITFQEFGKETLDKFFTKIEDIAKVEKEAKLNTRFLDMYVVPKKG; this is encoded by the coding sequence ATGGCAGACAATAAAAAAATAATAACAGATTTTGTAAATAGAGAAATTAGAGCAAAACAGATTTTAATTATTAATGATGATGGGACTAAAAATGGTCCATTAAACAAATTTGAAGCTTTAAAATTAGCAGAAGAAGCAGGTTTAGACCTACTTCAAGTTGGTATGCAAGATAGTAATACAGCTATTGCTAAAATACTTGATTATGGTAAGTTCAAATATGAACAAAAACGTAAGCAAAAAGAAAATAAGAAAAATCAAGTAAAAGTTGAAAATAAAGAAATTCGTTTAACAGTAGGAATTGGAGAGCATGATCTAGATACTAAGGCTAGAAAAGCAAGAGAATTCTTATTACAAGGCGATAGAGTTAAAGTCTCATTAAAATTTAAGGGTAGAGAAATAACTTTTCAAGAATTTGGTAAAGAAACATTAGATAAATTCTTTACAAAAATTGAAGATATTGCAAAAGTTGAAAAAGAAGCCAAACTAAATACAAGATTCTTAGATATGTATGTAGTGCCAAAAAAAGGTTAA
- the rpmI gene encoding 50S ribosomal protein L35 produces the protein MPKMKTKSSLAKRVKKTGAGKLKRGKAYRSHLAQNKTTKQKRHLKKATFVSAGDMKRLKGLLQN, from the coding sequence ATGCCAAAAATGAAAACAAAAAGCTCTTTAGCAAAAAGAGTTAAAAAAACTGGTGCAGGTAAATTAAAAAGAGGTAAAGCTTATAGATCTCATTTAGCACAAAATAAAACAACAAAGCAAAAAAGACATTTGAAAAAAGCAACTTTCGTCTCAGCTGGAGATATGAAACGTCTAAAAGGATTATTACAAAACTAG
- the rplT gene encoding 50S ribosomal protein L20, with the protein MARVKFGKVTRSRRKRWIKRAKGYYGTKKANYKKAHEQVVRSMAYAFVGRKLKKRDFRKLWIIRINAAVRPLGLSYSKFMNGLKLAGIDINRKMLSELAIHEPKQFESIVTSSKKALEAKK; encoded by the coding sequence ATGGCAAGAGTAAAATTTGGTAAAGTAACTAGATCAAGAAGAAAACGTTGAATCAAAAGAGCAAAAGGTTACTATGGAACAAAAAAAGCAAACTATAAAAAGGCTCATGAACAAGTTGTACGTTCTATGGCCTATGCTTTTGTTGGGCGTAAACTTAAAAAACGTGATTTTAGAAAATTATGAATTATTCGTATAAATGCAGCAGTTAGACCATTAGGACTAAGTTATTCAAAATTTATGAATGGTTTAAAATTAGCTGGAATTGATATTAACAGAAAAATGTTATCAGAATTAGCAATTCACGAACCAAAACAATTTGAATCAATCGTAACTTCATCTAAAAAAGCTTTAGAAGCTAAAAAATAA
- the trpS gene encoding tryptophan--tRNA ligase: MNKKRMLSGITTTGKMTLGNYIGAMKNFVALQDEFEMYVFVANLHGITTPIDKDILRKNIKEMVTLYFACGMDPKKSTIFLQSDVLEHTQLGWILTCNTTIGELQRMTQFKDKSTKVKSENGTEFIPTGLLTYPALMAADILLYDAEFVPVGKDQKQHIELTRNIAERMNNKFGEMFTIPGDYTPKVGSKIMDLQDPTKKMSKSGANPKGFIALLDDINEVKKKIKSAVTDSENIIKYDVENKPGVSNLLTIYSALKNISIEEAEKFFKNKDYGILKDEVSNVVVNLLEKIQLKFKELFNSDLVDSWLEQGAEKARKLASKKLTKVKNLTGLNYKRK; this comes from the coding sequence ATGAATAAAAAAAGAATGTTATCAGGAATAACCACTACAGGAAAAATGACATTAGGAAACTATATTGGAGCTATGAAAAATTTTGTAGCTTTACAAGATGAATTTGAAATGTATGTCTTTGTTGCAAATCTTCACGGAATAACTACACCAATTGATAAAGATATTTTGAGAAAAAATATTAAAGAAATGGTTACTTTATATTTCGCTTGTGGAATGGATCCTAAAAAATCAACAATTTTTTTACAAAGTGATGTTTTAGAACATACACAATTAGGATGAATTTTAACATGTAACACTACAATTGGTGAATTGCAAAGAATGACTCAATTCAAAGATAAATCTACTAAGGTTAAATCTGAAAATGGAACTGAATTCATACCTACTGGTTTACTAACATATCCAGCTTTAATGGCAGCAGATATTTTGCTTTATGACGCTGAATTTGTACCTGTTGGAAAAGATCAAAAACAACATATTGAATTAACAAGAAATATTGCAGAAAGAATGAATAATAAGTTTGGAGAAATGTTTACCATTCCTGGTGATTACACTCCAAAAGTTGGATCAAAAATAATGGACTTGCAAGATCCTACAAAAAAAATGTCAAAATCTGGAGCTAATCCTAAAGGTTTTATTGCTCTTTTAGATGATATAAATGAAGTTAAAAAGAAAATTAAATCAGCTGTAACTGATTCAGAAAATATAATTAAATATGATGTTGAAAATAAACCTGGTGTAAGTAATCTATTAACAATTTATTCAGCTTTAAAAAATATTTCAATTGAAGAAGCAGAAAAATTCTTTAAAAATAAAGACTATGGAATTCTAAAAGATGAAGTTTCAAATGTTGTTGTTAATTTATTAGAAAAAATTCAACTAAAATTTAAAGAACTATTCAACTCTGATTTAGTGGATTCTTGGTTGGAACAAGGCGCAGAAAAAGCTCGCAAACTAGCAAGTAAAAAGTTAACTAAAGTAAAAAATTTAACTGGTTTAAATTATAAAAGAAAATAA
- a CDS encoding diacylglycerol kinase catalytic domain-containing protein, translating to MLSFSIIKNDYKATKEVVSHLKEKLESRGWTYNEKLPNYIFIFGGDGTFLKAVSRYKDQIDKVKFVPFKSGGIGFYTNKNRIENLDATIELIEKNKFNINNFELLEIKTKSQKLIAANEIKILNEKTPLYVEIYINDEFLEKFHGTGLVVSTSNGSSGYMKSAGGAVILSRTSQIYQLQELVPVSTNKFRTLNAPLILNNKYVLKLKFEAKSNEIMIIDTVEYPVNDLEIEIKPSKINIKVVTDISNSKNTSKIQILRDIFIKDKEVIE from the coding sequence ATGCTTTCGTTTAGTATTATTAAAAATGACTATAAAGCAACAAAAGAAGTTGTTTCTCATTTAAAAGAAAAATTAGAATCTAGAGGATGAACTTACAATGAAAAGTTACCAAATTATATTTTTATATTTGGAGGAGATGGAACTTTTCTAAAAGCAGTATCAAGATATAAGGATCAAATTGATAAAGTAAAATTTGTTCCTTTCAAATCAGGGGGTATTGGTTTTTATACAAATAAAAATAGAATAGAAAACCTTGATGCTACAATTGAATTAATTGAAAAAAATAAGTTTAATATAAACAATTTTGAATTATTAGAAATTAAAACTAAATCTCAAAAGCTGATTGCTGCGAATGAAATAAAAATACTTAATGAAAAGACACCTTTATATGTTGAGATTTATATAAATGATGAATTCTTAGAGAAATTTCATGGTACAGGGCTTGTTGTATCAACTTCAAATGGAAGTAGTGGATATATGAAATCTGCTGGTGGAGCAGTAATTCTTTCACGAACAAGTCAGATTTATCAATTGCAAGAATTAGTTCCTGTAAGTACTAATAAATTCAGAACACTAAATGCTCCTTTAATTTTGAATAATAAATATGTATTAAAATTAAAGTTCGAAGCTAAATCAAATGAAATAATGATTATTGATACTGTCGAATACCCAGTTAATGATTTAGAAATTGAAATAAAACCTTCAAAAATAAATATTAAAGTTGTAACTGATATCAGCAACTCTAAAAATACAAGTAAAATTCAAATACTAAGAGATATCTTTATTAAAGATAAGGAAGTGATTGAATAA
- a CDS encoding rhodanese-like domain-containing protein has product MYISVEDYSLNHDKYFTLDVRTETEFKTLPHFDWAINVHIDKFLRNYQNILKEKNPENKPIVTVCNAGNRSGEVARFLEEQGYNAKTLDGGIYKYKRKIR; this is encoded by the coding sequence ATGTATATTTCAGTAGAAGATTATTCTTTAAATCATGATAAATATTTCACTTTAGATGTTAGAACAGAAACTGAGTTTAAGACTCTGCCTCATTTTGATTGAGCAATAAACGTTCATATTGATAAGTTTCTAAGAAATTATCAAAACATTCTAAAAGAAAAAAATCCTGAAAATAAGCCAATTGTAACTGTATGTAACGCAGGAAATAGAAGTGGTGAAGTTGCTAGATTTTTAGAAGAGCAAGGGTATAATGCCAAAACCCTTGATGGTGGAATTTATAAATATAAAAGAAAAATAAGATAA
- a CDS encoding ribonuclease J translates to MADIKFMALGGQDERGKNIFVISVNDNLYIFDAGIKFPERSVLGIDVIIPNFDFLKANAKKIKGIFLSNPSSNNSGAISYILREIDVPVYCNELTTTILKYRNLKYRIKNRENNFKIINDKDVINFGDVKVEAFRTTAAFPESYGFAIHTQDGVIVYAGDYIIDGNEQSYFSTDMNHLNQIAQKGVLALISDAEYASRIGYTVPNHRIEKFIAAPIKDKKRRLILGMFEEDVFKLFEIIKQAKANDRKIAIYGKTITKVVESKVIQESLNITEKDIISIEEFMKSQDGILLLTGAGDLLYARLAKIAAGNDDKVEFTENDTIILATPPAAGVEKRHAEILDELSRTNAKLISLTEKNIWSMRASYEDIKLMTRIMKPKSFIPIKGLYKDFLSAERAAIEAGVDKKNIQLINNGQILKINDGGKLVIGADSIKTADVYVDGIGVGDIGAVVLNERKQLATDGAVIIGANINNKTKELISLIDIQMRGVIYITDENPIFKLMQKQIIDILEKYKNEAKSKPASFDLNAIKKEIVSRIRSTLKQETGKQPIVLVIINELDGSFFEPKMVKSKNS, encoded by the coding sequence ATGGCAGATATTAAATTTATGGCCCTTGGTGGGCAAGACGAAAGAGGTAAAAATATTTTTGTTATTAGTGTTAATGATAACTTATATATTTTTGATGCAGGAATTAAATTTCCAGAAAGAAGTGTATTAGGAATTGATGTAATAATCCCAAATTTTGATTTTTTGAAGGCGAATGCCAAAAAAATCAAAGGAATTTTCCTTTCAAATCCAAGCTCAAATAATTCCGGAGCAATTAGTTATATTTTAAGAGAAATTGATGTACCTGTTTATTGTAATGAACTTACAACAACTATTTTAAAATATAGAAACTTAAAATATAGAATAAAAAATAGAGAAAATAACTTCAAAATAATTAATGATAAAGACGTCATTAATTTTGGAGATGTAAAAGTAGAGGCATTTAGAACAACAGCTGCATTTCCAGAATCTTATGGTTTTGCAATTCATACTCAAGATGGTGTTATTGTTTATGCTGGAGATTATATTATTGATGGAAATGAACAATCATATTTTTCAACAGATATGAATCATCTAAACCAAATTGCTCAAAAAGGAGTATTGGCTTTAATTAGTGATGCTGAATATGCTTCAAGAATAGGTTACACTGTTCCAAATCATAGGATTGAAAAATTTATTGCAGCACCAATAAAAGATAAAAAGAGACGTTTGATTTTAGGAATGTTTGAAGAGGATGTTTTTAAGTTATTTGAAATAATAAAACAAGCAAAAGCAAATGATAGAAAAATAGCAATTTATGGAAAAACTATTACTAAGGTTGTTGAATCTAAAGTAATACAAGAAAGTTTAAATATTACTGAAAAAGATATTATCTCTATTGAAGAATTTATGAAATCACAAGATGGAATTTTATTGTTAACTGGAGCAGGAGATCTGTTATATGCAAGACTTGCAAAAATTGCTGCGGGAAATGATGATAAAGTTGAATTTACTGAAAATGATACTATTATTTTAGCAACTCCTCCAGCAGCTGGAGTTGAAAAAAGACACGCTGAAATTCTTGATGAATTATCAAGAACAAATGCCAAGTTAATTTCTTTAACTGAAAAAAATATTTGATCTATGAGAGCTAGTTATGAAGATATAAAATTGATGACTAGAATTATGAAACCTAAATCATTCATACCAATTAAAGGATTGTATAAAGATTTTTTAAGTGCTGAAAGAGCTGCAATAGAAGCTGGCGTGGACAAGAAAAATATTCAACTAATTAATAATGGTCAAATTCTTAAAATTAATGATGGGGGAAAATTAGTTATTGGTGCTGACTCAATTAAAACAGCAGATGTTTATGTTGATGGAATTGGAGTTGGTGATATTGGAGCAGTTGTTTTAAATGAAAGAAAACAACTTGCAACAGATGGGGCAGTTATTATTGGAGCAAATATAAATAATAAAACTAAAGAGTTAATATCTCTAATTGATATTCAAATGAGAGGTGTTATTTACATCACTGATGAAAATCCAATTTTTAAATTAATGCAAAAACAAATAATTGATATTTTAGAGAAATATAAAAATGAAGCAAAATCAAAACCAGCTAGTTTCGATTTAAATGCAATTAAAAAAGAGATTGTTTCAAGAATAAGAAGTACTTTAAAACAAGAAACAGGAAAGCAACCTATTGTTTTAGTAATAATTAATGAATTAGATGGTTCATTTTTTGAACCAAAAATGGTGAAATCAAAAAACTCATAG